From Oncorhynchus keta strain PuntledgeMale-10-30-2019 chromosome 8, Oket_V2, whole genome shotgun sequence:
ATGATGAAATGTTTGTGTTGAAGGAAAGAGTTACCACTGATCCTCCAAACATGTATTCTAATAAAGATGGTGCCTTGTTTCCACTTTGTACCAGGGTCAGGAGTTTCCTCCAAACTTTGACTGCAGTCTGAAATCTTTGTGATGGAGCatctcttatatatatatatttgtggcTTATAGGGAGATGATTGTGGTGGTTATTTTGAGGTTTGAGTAAGAACAATGATTTTCTTTATGATAAGACTCTTGACTAAATTAGAACGGCGCTCTGTAAATACTGTATCACATGTAAATAAAGCACTTGTGTATACAGCAAATATGAATTAAACCTTGTAAATTATAAAACATGCATGTCTCTGGGCATTGTCTTCTGACGGGGCGTCATTCCTACACGACAGTCCTCAActgatcagtgcagatgaagtcATCACGCTATCTGACGATAAGACAATGTGTCTCTGGGGTGACCTCTACTCAGCATTTCACTGGCCTATAGGTGTTGTGGTAGAATTAATTATAGTTGGGGGTTATATTGGAAGCTGGCAAACAAGCAATGACTGAAAACATTTATTGAAACGTCACTAACAAATCCTAACATGACAAATTGGTACTCGTAAAATCTAAACAAACAAGATGCACAAAAGTTAAGCAGTAGAAATACTTTGGTATGGTGGGCTTTATGAAAAAAAAGAGCCGCACACTATGAGCTtagatgcaataattgaataaccaaCGTTTTGACAGACGAGCTGTCATCATCATGTTATAATATTGGGCTTTATGCTAACAATCAGTTTGGACAGAATGGAAAAACCAACATTCATGTAGTGTAATTGAGTGCAGGCGGTAGATTCAGATGGCCAGGCCGAAGACACTGACGATGCAGTACATGGATTTATTCTCCCACCTCACTGTACAGCTTCCTGGAAGAGAAGGTTAGGTGGGATCAATGACATAATCTCCATCTCTAGACTATCTCATATAATCTGGTTGTAGAgattgtgtgtttgtgagagagattCTCACCATCAGTGGTGTTATCCCAGAAGCATGAGCTGGCTGTCTGTAGACCTGCCCCGTTTTTCTGCATGATAACACAGGTCACTGTGgagaaagagaaacaacagttaaATGACCCCTTTCAGCAATAACACACAAATCCATCTCAATGTGGAATGTAAGTATGATCATTGTATAGGATGATCCATCAACGAAAGTGGTGATGGTATATTTTAGTGCAGGAAATAAAGTAACTGATTTCAATTATATGTGCCCTCCCCCCAACACTGATGCGGctttatttttcatttatttttattgaacTTTTATAAAACttgaagtcagttaagaacaaattcttatttacaatgacggcctgatATAGCCCAGCCAAACACTTTTCCTTTCCTTGCATTCAGGGCTACATACCAATGTACTTGAAAGGCTTGCCCAGTTTGCTAAGTTGACTCAGGGACTGCTCCACTACATTGGTGGTCCATTGGTTCACTCTGCTATGTTGGTAGGCATTTCCTCCTATGGCTCCTTCTACTGACTGAAAAGACAGTAAAGACATAAAAAAGAGGAACAGGCTTAGTTTCTGAAATTACTGACTATCCagagaaaatacaaaataatacacAGACGTGTCACAGCCCACATTACTCATATTGATGTGGCTAGCAACCAACGTAATCCCGGCATGATGTCCTTAGCAACAGGCAGCGGGGTGATGAGTTTTTGCAATGTAGCAAATAGCTAGGCGACTTTGCTGAACATGAATGTCTCCTACAACCATTAACTAACTTCTCACTTGGCTAAAAGTACCTCTTTGATGATAGTGCTCACTTCGTCAACGACAAAGGCAGTCTGGCAGGATACAAAGACAAAGGCATGCAGAACAGTTATAGTAGCTGGGGaacagtaacgttagctagctacctaacattGCTAACATGCGTCTTCAAATAGCATTACACTTAAACAAATATTACAttaattaggtggatatattaaTTAGCCATTTTGAACATCTAGCTAACCTCTTCTCCAGTCTGAAACTCATCCATGATGTTAGCAAACGACCGTTACCGCACGCTAGCTCAGCTGTCGACAAATTTGGGTGGGTGTGAGGCGCATGCGCAAGAGTGATTATGATGGTCGTTTCTGTACTGGTTGTTGTATGGACAAAATCATGTCTCTTTCTTCCCGGTTCACAATTAAAACAAAGACTGGGTATATTTCCATCATCACTGGATACATCTTCAAAGCTTACTGTGCAATATAACAATTGG
This genomic window contains:
- the dynlt1b gene encoding dynein light chain Tctex-type 1 — translated: MDEFQTGEETAFVVDEVSTIIKESVEGAIGGNAYQHSRVNQWTTNVVEQSLSQLSKLGKPFKYIVTCVIMQKNGAGLQTASSCFWDNTTDGSCTVRWENKSMYCIVSVFGLAI